A region from the Lolium perenne isolate Kyuss_39 chromosome 4, Kyuss_2.0, whole genome shotgun sequence genome encodes:
- the LOC127293522 gene encoding uncharacterized protein: MLNERSDFRDLIMEIISKQSEVRVGKKAKSNRFPFTLMLVVPDQKNFDNKGSEINIGYACVTHNWRFSSKLWFYVGASPCNSPEIRRRQCNLVTVEGREERQPLLCQEEMIGRSVPLPSPRGAPSASRCSYGRSAVNKDRGSSLYIWRRIRKEAILIYQPVQMTIECCGSGKHITLVTLVKMKMECVRHMIKNHEDAAAVYVLKHVFQFRFILMHLFTLLCYLTIVHWSSYFCFIFLAIFFNSLQQHVANIWPLYCPLLYEIFAHAIIVQTLHSESTCVCQYWLLFVAFFAFN, from the exons ATGCTGAACGAGCGGAGTGACTTCCGAGACCTCATAATGGAGATCATCTCTAAACAAAG CGAGGTAAGGGTTGGAAAAAAAGCAAAGTCTAACAGATTCCCTTTTACTCTCATGTTAGTGGTGCCGGACCAGAAAAACTTTGATAATAAAG GTTCTGAAATTAATATCGGTTATGCCTGTGTAACGCACAA CTGGCGCTTCTCCTCCAAGTTGTGGTTTTATGTCGGTGCCTCGCCATGTAACAGCCCAGAGATAAGAAGACGCCAGTGCAATTTGGTGACAGTGGAGGGTAGGGAGGAGCGCCAACCGCTGCTCTGTCAGGAGGAGATGATCGGGAGGAGCGTGCCGTTGCCATCACCTCGAGGAGCACCGAGTGCCAGCCGCTGCTCCTACGGGAGGAGCGCCGTCAACAAAGATCGAGGTTCCTCTCTATATATTTGGAGGAGGATTCGAAAG GAAGCTATATTGATCTACCAACCGGTTCAGATGACAATTGAATGTTGTGGTTCAGGAAAGCATATTACCTTGGTCACACTGGTTAAGATGAAAATGGAATGTGTCCGGCACATGATCAAGAACCATGAAGATGCGGCTGCAGTTTACGTTTTGAAGCATGTATTTCAGTTCAGATTCATACTAATGCATCTATTTACCTTGCTATGTTATCTGACAATTGTTCACTGGTCAAGTTATTTTTGCTTTATTTTTCTGGCCATTTTTTTCAACTCCTTACAACAGCATGTTGCCAACATCTGGCCCCTTTACTGTCCTCTACTCTATGAAATATTTGCACATGCTATTATTGTTCAGACACTACATTCCGAGAGCACTTGTGTTTGCCAGTATTGGCTGCTGTTTGTGGCTTTCTTTGCCTTCAATTGA